Proteins encoded together in one Bombus vancouverensis nearcticus chromosome 14, iyBomVanc1_principal, whole genome shotgun sequence window:
- the LOC117166800 gene encoding focadhesin isoform X1, with the protein MMDEIEYKLESTNPVLISHATSKLFESIKKKKCDRQTDHISKIPEFKLLLTKRDSTNVTLSISACQALTALVENGLWDINEALATFISSISSIKNYMVATTTISHLLILDLKRDTGQENIYPFTLHTPQHPFITILTQDKRSWQTILSQMTFILNHQDARIREKGMKMLRPVFLYVLCNPSSDSMDYCMQQIWQLLIKSRHSTYVQTEVLLWMCTAEIHSCINTNYRILELAEKAASEGNREYCTALLPMIVSLVIQLLQQGSDPTPNFHVILFIIDHCDSYIGNLVLTLMAEVITLCPAIYLYTTLQICTMIAKKMSYNDVFFYTLIASILKWIAYPSVLCSEALDMARDLASEMFTRTKLTCNNETIFSNKLFTVFTHSDPYIQFYTELVHCLSIWNQNDILSWLNNISCVPTYLKDKCKLLISGLLLQSNEPQIVQLCCNILVDVSRERTNFGSHVLSLVLHKLTKCKSSIESKCLLLVMPELMITKENVPIVNHTLNQLLNGDKQLKYFIIELYLKALKKEPRCYRFLFAAIIKVMESDLSWYSDATCARAMKHICENYPEHGEKLVPLILQILNRSTGMNGGTASALALGCISALYKASVIDIYSTWRVLSPRMEKEKRSVVLESLCELLADVAFYAPSSQCLEEHDHQLIDDIVSKLWKYTTCSDVKVIKAALKALASYRLEQLSLKTLPVEFRYNLVLPATYAKIPTDTVKKPEDVLPYIPGVCWIQMLQNINKMTLSAAGNLLISFVIEEVNSFRSGMYDWPQGEPQNFKYLRDKSVIRAVGEYLRKTNKFDSNNHCIVTECLRIFAHKYPKPLPNVNWSFLKDTFHLSAEAKQYTLSIACHHATVSSSAKSFIEDYLLTYKSVNDAEDFIWKDNEHPILYSNLEYLCQAVQPNIIKRFLETTLECAIKKMNENSIQSFHCIMYSYAQALRNPEICHANSTLLSTILEELLDKIDLTCDRFYPYFTAALELPMEHLERTTSPKVWWETMASKLKNAIAIRAELSLKKSNSEASLKWLNEIIGETFASTSSVQTYFLEIIQKVQANMQFERSSSNWILELMTQVQGFLMDSSQNHNDKIQFYCTVLFTSVISLSGIDSMLMKRDLVIKSQNVRIKLFPQALTLLSDRENWKHAIPQMMEWLNYMRTNHISNTYKYMFHRALISLRHNSYYKNVWSKYLSIKTDIDI; encoded by the exons ATGATGGATgaaatagaatataaattaGAATCGACGAATCCTGTATTAATATCGCAC GCAACGTCGAAACTCTTCGAATCcattaagaaaaagaaatgcGATCGACAAACGGACCATATTTCCAAG ATACCCGAGTTTAAGTTGTTATTAACAAAACGTGATAGTACAAATGTCACACTCAGCATATCCGCCTGTCAAGCCCTAACTGCTCTGGTTGAAAATGGATTATGGGACATTAACGAGGCTTTAGCTACTTTCATCTCGAGTATCTCTTCTATAAA AAATTATATGGTTGCTACTACAACCATAAGCCATTTACTAATATTAGATTTAAAACGCGATACAGGACAAGAAAATATATATCCGTTTACATTACATACGCCACAACACCCTTTTATAACCATTTTAACTCAAGATAAACGTAGCTGGCAAACTATATTAAGTCAGATGACATTTATTCTGAATCATCAGGATGCTCG AATTAGAGAAAAGGGCATGAAAATGTTACGACCGGTatttttgtatgttttatgCAATCCTTCATCAGATTCGATGGATTACTGTATGCAACAAATTTGGCAATTGTTAATTAAATCGAGACACAGTACTTATGTGCAGACAGAAGTTTTACTTTGGATGTGCACAGCGGAAATTCATTCTTGTATAAATACAAACTATAGAATCTTAGAGCTTGCAGAAAAAGCTGCATCAGAAGGAAACAGAGAATATTGTACAGCTTTGTTGCCGATGATTGTGTCCTTAGTTATACAATTACTACAGCAAGGTTCTGATCCAACACCAAATTTTCATGTTATATTGTTTATCATAGACCACTGTGATAGCTATATTGGGAATCTTGTGCTAACATTAATGGCAGAAGTAATTACTTTATGTCCAGCTATTTATTTGTATACTACTTTACAAATAT GTACGATGATAGCAAAGAAAATGTCTTACAATGATGTATTTTTCTACACTTTGATAGCATCTATTTTAAAATGGATTGCATATCCATCCGTATTGTGTTCTGAGGCACTGGACATGGCGAGAGATTTAGCCAGCGAGATGTTTACAAGAACGAAATTAACGTGCAACAATGAAACGATATTCTCAAATAAACTTTTTACAGTGTTTACTCATTCCGACCCATACATTCAATTCTACACGGAGCTAGTGCATTGCTTGAGTATCTGGAACCAAAATGATATTCTATCATGGTTGAACAACATATCATGCGTACCAACTTACTTAAAAGACAAATGTAAACTATTGATATCTGGTCTCCTTCTACAGTCAAACGAGCCACAAATAGTTCAACTGTGTTGTAATATACTCGTTGATGTTAGCAGAGAAAGGACAAATTTTGGATCGCACGTGCTCTCATTGGTATTGCATAAATTAACCAAATGTAAAAGCAGTATAGAATCAAAATGTTTGTTACTGGTAATGCCTGAGCTTATGATTACGAAAGAAAATGTCCCAATCGTTAATCATACCTTGAACCAGTTGTTAAACGGTGACAAGcaactgaaatattttataatcgaaTTATATTTGAAAGCATTGAAAAAAGAACCGAGATGTTACAGATTTCTTTTTGCTGCAATAATCAAAGTAATGGAAAGCGATCTTTCCTGGTATTCGGATGCAACTTGTGCAAGAGCTATGAAACATATTTGTGAAAATTATCCTGAACATGGGGAAAAATTGGTACCATTGATATTGCAGATATTAAATCGTTCGACGGGTATGAACGGCGGAACCGCAAGTGCGCTCGCGCTTGGATGTATTTCTGCTCTTTACAAAGCATCCGTAATAGACATTTATTCAACATGGAGAGTACTATCTCCAAGAATGGAAAAAGAGAAGCGGTCTGTTGTTTTAGAAAGCTTGTGCGAACTACTTGCTGATGTTGCATTCTATGCACCTTCTTCTCAATGCCTCGAAGAACACGACCATCAATTGATCGACGATATCGTATCGAAGTTGTGGAAATACACGACATGTAGTGATGTAAAGGTAATCAAAGCTGCGCTTAAAGCTCTAGCTTCGTACCGTCTCGAACAATTATCCTTGAAAACATTACCAGTAGAATTTAGATATAATCTCGTACTACCAGCTACGTATGCGAAAATTCCAACCGACACGGTAAAAAAGCCAGAGGACGTGCTTCCGTATATACCTGGTGTTTGTTGGATCcaaatgcttcaaaatataaataaaatgacCTTGTCAGCAGCCGGGAACCTTCTAATTTCCTTCGTGATAGAAGAAGTAAATAGTTTCCGATCCGGCATGTACGACTGGCCTCAAGGGGAGCcgcaaaattttaaatatttacgagACAAAAGCGTAATCAGAGCGGTCGGTGAATATTTGAGGAAAACTAATAAGTTTGATTCGAATAATCATTGTATCGTTACGGAATGCCTACGAATATTCGCTCATAAATATCCGAAACCATTACCCAATGTAAATTGGAGTTTTTTGAAGGATACTTTTCACCTATCAGCCGAAGCAAAGCAATATACTCTTTCTATCGCGTGTCATCATGCGACGGTATCTTCATCTGCTAAATCTTTTATAGAAGATTATCTATTGACGTATAAATCTGTAAACGATGCAGAAGATTTCATTTGGAAAGACAATGAACACCCGATATTGTATTCAAATCTCGAGTACTTGTGTCAAGCTGTACAACCAAATATCATTAAACGGTTCTTAGAAACTACTTTAGAATGtgcaattaaaaaaatgaacgaaaattCGATACAATCGTTTCATTGCATCATGTATTCATATGCTCAGGCATTAAGAAATCCAGAAATATGCCATGCTAACTCTACACTGCTTTCTACCATACTGGAAGAACTTTTGGACAAAATAGATTTAACGTGCGACCGTTTCTACCCTTATTTCACGGCAGCTTTGGAATTACCAATGGAGCATTTAGAAAGAACTACATCTCCTAAAGTGTGGTGGGAAACAATGGCCAGTAAATTAAAGAATGCGATCGCAATTAGAGCCGAATTGTCTTTAAAAAAGTCTAATTCCGAAGCCTCCTTAAAGTGGTTGAACGAGATCATCGGTGAAACTTTCGCTTCTACGTCAAG tgTGCAAACATATTTTCTCGAAATTATACAAAAAGTACAAGCCAATATGCAATTCGAAAGATCCAGTTCAAATTGGATTCTGGAACTTATGACACAGGTTCAAGGATTTTTAATGGACTCATCACAAAATCATAATGACAAAATACAATTCTATTGTACTGTTTTATTTACCTCTGTGATAAGCTTGTCTGGCATAGACTCCATGTTAATGAAACGAGATCTAGTGATTAAATCGCAAAATGtcagaataaaattatttcctcAAGCTCTAACACTTCTTTCCGATAGAGAGAATTGGAAACATGCAATTCCACAG ATGATGGAATGGTTAAATTATATGAGAACAAATCATATTtctaatacatataaatacatgtTTCATCGGGCATTAATTTCTTTAAGACATAATTcatattataaaaatgtatggagtaaatatttatcgattaaGACGGACATCGATATTTAA
- the LOC117166800 gene encoding uncharacterized protein LOC117166800 isoform X2: protein MLDSMDYCMQQIWQLLIKSRHSTYVQTEVLLWMCTAEIHSCINTNYRILELAEKAASEGNREYCTALLPMIVSLVIQLLQQGSDPTPNFHVILFIIDHCDSYIGNLVLTLMAEVITLCPAIYLYTTLQICTMIAKKMSYNDVFFYTLIASILKWIAYPSVLCSEALDMARDLASEMFTRTKLTCNNETIFSNKLFTVFTHSDPYIQFYTELVHCLSIWNQNDILSWLNNISCVPTYLKDKCKLLISGLLLQSNEPQIVQLCCNILVDVSRERTNFGSHVLSLVLHKLTKCKSSIESKCLLLVMPELMITKENVPIVNHTLNQLLNGDKQLKYFIIELYLKALKKEPRCYRFLFAAIIKVMESDLSWYSDATCARAMKHICENYPEHGEKLVPLILQILNRSTGMNGGTASALALGCISALYKASVIDIYSTWRVLSPRMEKEKRSVVLESLCELLADVAFYAPSSQCLEEHDHQLIDDIVSKLWKYTTCSDVKVIKAALKALASYRLEQLSLKTLPVEFRYNLVLPATYAKIPTDTVKKPEDVLPYIPGVCWIQMLQNINKMTLSAAGNLLISFVIEEVNSFRSGMYDWPQGEPQNFKYLRDKSVIRAVGEYLRKTNKFDSNNHCIVTECLRIFAHKYPKPLPNVNWSFLKDTFHLSAEAKQYTLSIACHHATVSSSAKSFIEDYLLTYKSVNDAEDFIWKDNEHPILYSNLEYLCQAVQPNIIKRFLETTLECAIKKMNENSIQSFHCIMYSYAQALRNPEICHANSTLLSTILEELLDKIDLTCDRFYPYFTAALELPMEHLERTTSPKVWWETMASKLKNAIAIRAELSLKKSNSEASLKWLNEIIGETFASTSSVQTYFLEIIQKVQANMQFERSSSNWILELMTQVQGFLMDSSQNHNDKIQFYCTVLFTSVISLSGIDSMLMKRDLVIKSQNVRIKLFPQALTLLSDRENWKHAIPQMMEWLNYMRTNHISNTYKYMFHRALISLRHNSYYKNVWSKYLSIKTDIDI, encoded by the exons ATGCTCG ATTCGATGGATTACTGTATGCAACAAATTTGGCAATTGTTAATTAAATCGAGACACAGTACTTATGTGCAGACAGAAGTTTTACTTTGGATGTGCACAGCGGAAATTCATTCTTGTATAAATACAAACTATAGAATCTTAGAGCTTGCAGAAAAAGCTGCATCAGAAGGAAACAGAGAATATTGTACAGCTTTGTTGCCGATGATTGTGTCCTTAGTTATACAATTACTACAGCAAGGTTCTGATCCAACACCAAATTTTCATGTTATATTGTTTATCATAGACCACTGTGATAGCTATATTGGGAATCTTGTGCTAACATTAATGGCAGAAGTAATTACTTTATGTCCAGCTATTTATTTGTATACTACTTTACAAATAT GTACGATGATAGCAAAGAAAATGTCTTACAATGATGTATTTTTCTACACTTTGATAGCATCTATTTTAAAATGGATTGCATATCCATCCGTATTGTGTTCTGAGGCACTGGACATGGCGAGAGATTTAGCCAGCGAGATGTTTACAAGAACGAAATTAACGTGCAACAATGAAACGATATTCTCAAATAAACTTTTTACAGTGTTTACTCATTCCGACCCATACATTCAATTCTACACGGAGCTAGTGCATTGCTTGAGTATCTGGAACCAAAATGATATTCTATCATGGTTGAACAACATATCATGCGTACCAACTTACTTAAAAGACAAATGTAAACTATTGATATCTGGTCTCCTTCTACAGTCAAACGAGCCACAAATAGTTCAACTGTGTTGTAATATACTCGTTGATGTTAGCAGAGAAAGGACAAATTTTGGATCGCACGTGCTCTCATTGGTATTGCATAAATTAACCAAATGTAAAAGCAGTATAGAATCAAAATGTTTGTTACTGGTAATGCCTGAGCTTATGATTACGAAAGAAAATGTCCCAATCGTTAATCATACCTTGAACCAGTTGTTAAACGGTGACAAGcaactgaaatattttataatcgaaTTATATTTGAAAGCATTGAAAAAAGAACCGAGATGTTACAGATTTCTTTTTGCTGCAATAATCAAAGTAATGGAAAGCGATCTTTCCTGGTATTCGGATGCAACTTGTGCAAGAGCTATGAAACATATTTGTGAAAATTATCCTGAACATGGGGAAAAATTGGTACCATTGATATTGCAGATATTAAATCGTTCGACGGGTATGAACGGCGGAACCGCAAGTGCGCTCGCGCTTGGATGTATTTCTGCTCTTTACAAAGCATCCGTAATAGACATTTATTCAACATGGAGAGTACTATCTCCAAGAATGGAAAAAGAGAAGCGGTCTGTTGTTTTAGAAAGCTTGTGCGAACTACTTGCTGATGTTGCATTCTATGCACCTTCTTCTCAATGCCTCGAAGAACACGACCATCAATTGATCGACGATATCGTATCGAAGTTGTGGAAATACACGACATGTAGTGATGTAAAGGTAATCAAAGCTGCGCTTAAAGCTCTAGCTTCGTACCGTCTCGAACAATTATCCTTGAAAACATTACCAGTAGAATTTAGATATAATCTCGTACTACCAGCTACGTATGCGAAAATTCCAACCGACACGGTAAAAAAGCCAGAGGACGTGCTTCCGTATATACCTGGTGTTTGTTGGATCcaaatgcttcaaaatataaataaaatgacCTTGTCAGCAGCCGGGAACCTTCTAATTTCCTTCGTGATAGAAGAAGTAAATAGTTTCCGATCCGGCATGTACGACTGGCCTCAAGGGGAGCcgcaaaattttaaatatttacgagACAAAAGCGTAATCAGAGCGGTCGGTGAATATTTGAGGAAAACTAATAAGTTTGATTCGAATAATCATTGTATCGTTACGGAATGCCTACGAATATTCGCTCATAAATATCCGAAACCATTACCCAATGTAAATTGGAGTTTTTTGAAGGATACTTTTCACCTATCAGCCGAAGCAAAGCAATATACTCTTTCTATCGCGTGTCATCATGCGACGGTATCTTCATCTGCTAAATCTTTTATAGAAGATTATCTATTGACGTATAAATCTGTAAACGATGCAGAAGATTTCATTTGGAAAGACAATGAACACCCGATATTGTATTCAAATCTCGAGTACTTGTGTCAAGCTGTACAACCAAATATCATTAAACGGTTCTTAGAAACTACTTTAGAATGtgcaattaaaaaaatgaacgaaaattCGATACAATCGTTTCATTGCATCATGTATTCATATGCTCAGGCATTAAGAAATCCAGAAATATGCCATGCTAACTCTACACTGCTTTCTACCATACTGGAAGAACTTTTGGACAAAATAGATTTAACGTGCGACCGTTTCTACCCTTATTTCACGGCAGCTTTGGAATTACCAATGGAGCATTTAGAAAGAACTACATCTCCTAAAGTGTGGTGGGAAACAATGGCCAGTAAATTAAAGAATGCGATCGCAATTAGAGCCGAATTGTCTTTAAAAAAGTCTAATTCCGAAGCCTCCTTAAAGTGGTTGAACGAGATCATCGGTGAAACTTTCGCTTCTACGTCAAG tgTGCAAACATATTTTCTCGAAATTATACAAAAAGTACAAGCCAATATGCAATTCGAAAGATCCAGTTCAAATTGGATTCTGGAACTTATGACACAGGTTCAAGGATTTTTAATGGACTCATCACAAAATCATAATGACAAAATACAATTCTATTGTACTGTTTTATTTACCTCTGTGATAAGCTTGTCTGGCATAGACTCCATGTTAATGAAACGAGATCTAGTGATTAAATCGCAAAATGtcagaataaaattatttcctcAAGCTCTAACACTTCTTTCCGATAGAGAGAATTGGAAACATGCAATTCCACAG ATGATGGAATGGTTAAATTATATGAGAACAAATCATATTtctaatacatataaatacatgtTTCATCGGGCATTAATTTCTTTAAGACATAATTcatattataaaaatgtatggagtaaatatttatcgattaaGACGGACATCGATATTTAA
- the LOC117153263 gene encoding protein C1orf43 homolog, whose translation MTEELSGVTIVIFIAAGVLTILLLFIFAKRQIMRFALRSRRGPHIPIGHDARKSLKKEIERRIEVIPRIQYEPQLISDPRFILTPRGQVSPHYYRLKAVDDVKTLEAEITKYDNCLKRHPSENLRAYLLAILATPLNGSGQRLIHQFCDLYEHARHDPTEFGDEEYQVYTRLFLKLMDAARLLKSYPSSRKSSPSRTPIKKNIETKRNILEPKMKLLEDQTLTGSRPNTLTVMMLDNSETSV comes from the exons ATGACGGAAGAACTTTCCGGTGTGACAATCGTTATTTTTATTGCGGCTGGAGTACTAACAATATTATTACTGTTTATATTTGCAAAACGACAAATTATGAGATTTGCATTACGATCACGCCGTGGTCCTCATATCCCCATCGGGCACGATGCACGAAAG TCACTGAAAAAGGAGATTGAAAGACGAATAGAAGTAATACCAAGAATTCAATACGAGCCGCAACTTATTAGCGATCCAAGATTTATTTTAACTCCTCGAGGACAGGTTTCACCTCATTACTACAGATTAAAAGCTGTAGATGATGTTAAGACCTTgg AAGCTGAAATTACTAAATATGATAATTGCTTAAAAAGACATCCATCTGAAAATTTACGGGCATATTTACTTGCCATATTGGCAACGCCATTAAATGGAAGTGGACAACGATTAATTCATCAGTTCTGCGACTTATATGAACATGCACGACACGATCCAACTGAATTTGGTGATGAGGAATATCAAGTATATACCCGTTTATTCCTTAAATTAATGGACGC GGCTCGTTTATTAAAATCATATCCAAGCAGTAGGAAATCTAGTCCAAGTCGCACAcctataaaaaaaaacattgaaACGAAACGGAATATATTAGAACCCAAGATGAAACTACTGGAAGATCAAACATTGACTGGATCACGTCCGAATACATTAACCGTGATGATGTTGGATAATAGCGAAACATCTGTTTAG
- the LOC117153225 gene encoding uncharacterized protein LOC117153225 has product MNPENILKNYVLSQYTTEKLIVIKEKLKQDIIQADPFWQIITRKKGVTDIDVEETLNESNNDCNDILSNTSDQFSSTQFYFTQLDKLCDKNIRQECVPKLDITEYLFEELECPNGKLDLNQLENLTDAEFQEIVCDLEKKLTMLGTYNLCCSLNNMTLEQRVKYTETFYTHLLLPKIIALKEPSRLLLSALTESTQKFPDDIQKFIFIPLLNFDLTDTTIIDAIVNTFEPQRRIVLITEYLSYVKELNSWHLSFLRTLIDTKTDITTNDKLIQLLFEKAIDFAKDKNFGKLVLSFIKSNIKFSDEQKQSLWEIANINQTLFKKPIQNRYRRCKIKI; this is encoded by the exons atgaatccggaaaatattttaaaaaattatgtattatcCCAATATACCACGGAAAAGTTAAtagtaattaaagaaaaattaaaacaagaTATAATTCAAGCTGATCCTTTTTGGCAAATAATAACTAGGAAG AAAGGAGTAACAGATATAGATGTAGAAGAAACTTTAAACGAAAGCAATAATGATTGTAATGATATTTTATCCAACACGTCCGATCAATTTTCATCTACTCAGTTTTATTTTACACAACTTGATAAGCTCTGCGATAAAAATATTAGACAGGAGTGTGTACCAAAACTTGATATCACAGAATATCTTTTTGAAGAATTGGAATGCCCTAATGGAAAATTGGATTTAAATCAATTAGAGAATTTAACAGATGCTGAATTTCAAGAAATAGTCTGTGATTTAGAAAAAAAACTAACTATGCTGGGTACATATAATTTATGTTGTTCCTTGAATAATATGACTTTGGAACAACGAGTTAAATACACAGAAACTTTTTATACccatttattattaccaaaG ATTATTGCTTTGAAAGAACCTTCCAGATTACTTTTATCTGCTTTGACAGAGAGCACTCAGAAATTTCCAGATGATATTCAGAAGTTCATTTTTATTCCACTTTTAAACTTTGATTTAACAGACACAACAATTATTGATGCTATAGTAAATACTTTTGAACCTCAAAGACGTATCGTTCTTATTAC AGAATATTTATCATATGTGAAAGAACTCAATTCATGGCATCTTTCTTTCCTACGTACTTTGATTGATACTAAGACAGATATTACCACAAATGACAAACTTATACAGTTATTATTTGAGAAAGCGATTGACTTTGCCAAGGATAAAAATTTCGGGAAGCTTGTATTATCATTTATAAAgtcaaatattaaattttcagaTGAACAAAAACAATCATTATGGGAAATAGCAAATATTAATCAAACATTGTTTAAAAAACCTATTCAAAAT AGGTATAGGAGATgtaaaatcaaaatataa
- the imd gene encoding death domain-containing immune deficiency protein isoform X1 has protein sequence MPILSNLSHRFHMLTTDAKPDPPRIPIEGYTHNLEPNTVNGDETKTTKFESVPITTEPQLKLKNVTSPEKDDAVPITSAKSSTEKQDLNDTKGSQDDAKERRKPNIKTKTKSKQRKHSQGTHVVNYNIINSNGVKIGSKTSYICNINQYAKNNSDASEETWTKNIRQMPAEVERLRTCTDEINLDDIFIIKTYIGHGWKDVARKLLYSDGQIEQFEENYKFRGISEVIYQIFLDWKQANTKNADIGNLINILWICKEYDCAIRLASARSEST, from the exons ATGCCAATACTTTCAAATTTATCTCATCGTTTTCATATGTTAACAACCGATGCGAAACCTGATCCACCACGAATACCGATCGAAGGATATACTCACAATTTAGAACCAAATACAGTAAACGGTGATGAAACGAAGACGACCAAATTCGAATCTGTTCCAATTACTACAGAACCGCAATTGAAATTAAAGAACGTAACGTCCCCCGAAAAAGACGACGCAGTACCTATTACGAGCGCCAAGTCTTCTACCGAAAAACAAGATCTGAATGATACGAAAGGTTCCCAAGATGATGCAAAAGAACGTAGAAAAccgaatattaaaacaaaaacaaaatcgAAACAACGCAAACATT CACAAGGAACACATGTAGTGAATTACAATATAATTAATTCAAACGGTGTAAAAATTGGCTCTAAAACTAGTtacatttgtaatattaatcAATATGCTAAGAATAATTCTGATGCATCAGAAGAAACATGGACAAAAAATATTCGACAAATGCCAGCAGAAGTAGAACGTTTACGTACTTGTACTGACGAAATTAATTTagatgatatatttataattaaaacttATATTGGACATGGTTGGAAAGACGTTGCTAGAAAATTGTTATATTCGGACGGTCAAATTGAACAATTCgaagaaaattacaaatttagGGGCATAAGTGAA gtaatttatcaaatatttctgGATTGGAAACAAGCTAATACAAAAAATGCAGATATTGGTAATTTGATAAACATCTTATGGATTTGTAAAGAATACGATTGTGCAATACGATTAGCTTCTGCTCGCAGCGAGTCGACATAA
- the imd gene encoding death domain-containing immune deficiency protein isoform X2, with protein sequence MPILSNLSHRFHMLTTDAKPDPPRIPIEGYTHNLEPNTVNGDETKTTKFESVPITTEPQLKLKNVTSPEKDDAVPITSAKSSTEKQDLNDTKGSQDDAKERRKPNIKTKTKSKQRKHSQGTHVVNYNIINSNGVKIGSKTSYICNINQYAKNNSDASEETWTKNIRQMPAEVERLRTCTDEINLDDIFIIKTYIGHGWKDVARKLLYSDGQIEQFEENYKFRGISNLSNISGLETS encoded by the exons ATGCCAATACTTTCAAATTTATCTCATCGTTTTCATATGTTAACAACCGATGCGAAACCTGATCCACCACGAATACCGATCGAAGGATATACTCACAATTTAGAACCAAATACAGTAAACGGTGATGAAACGAAGACGACCAAATTCGAATCTGTTCCAATTACTACAGAACCGCAATTGAAATTAAAGAACGTAACGTCCCCCGAAAAAGACGACGCAGTACCTATTACGAGCGCCAAGTCTTCTACCGAAAAACAAGATCTGAATGATACGAAAGGTTCCCAAGATGATGCAAAAGAACGTAGAAAAccgaatattaaaacaaaaacaaaatcgAAACAACGCAAACATT CACAAGGAACACATGTAGTGAATTACAATATAATTAATTCAAACGGTGTAAAAATTGGCTCTAAAACTAGTtacatttgtaatattaatcAATATGCTAAGAATAATTCTGATGCATCAGAAGAAACATGGACAAAAAATATTCGACAAATGCCAGCAGAAGTAGAACGTTTACGTACTTGTACTGACGAAATTAATTTagatgatatatttataattaaaacttATATTGGACATGGTTGGAAAGACGTTGCTAGAAAATTGTTATATTCGGACGGTCAAATTGAACAATTCgaagaaaattacaaatttagGGGCATAA gtaatttatcaaatatttctgGATTGGAAACAAGCTAA